CCCTCTGTTATTATGCTAATCATGCTGCGAATAATCTGCCGCGTTCTTATAATATTCTTCATATCCGTTACAGCATGCGCCGCCGAGGAGACGCAGAAACTGGAAAAGATAGTCGTTACGCCTTCCCGCCTGGCTACCACTTTAAGCGAAAATTCGAGATCTCTAACGATACTGGACCAGGAGGCCCTTGAGAGTTCGGTTTATGATAACGCCATACCTGATCTAATCGGAGAGATTGGCGGCATCGATATCAGGCGCAGGGGGCCTGAGAATGTGCAAGCTGATGTTAATATCAGGGGAGCCACGTTCGAGCAGAATATCGTGTTGATAGACGGCATAAATGTGAACGACCCGCAGACCGGCCATTTCAGCATGGATATTCCAATTACGATGATGGATGTGGATACGATAGAGATATTGAAGGGCCCCGCCTCCAGTCTATACGGCGCAAACGCGTTTGGCGGCGCCATAAACGTCATAACCAAAAAACCCACGGATGAAAAAAAAGTAACGGTGTACGCGGAGGGCGGTTCTAATGACTATTTCAACGGCGGTCTTTCGGTTACGACACCGGTGGGTCCTGTTAAGAACCGCTTTTCTTTTGAACAGAGCCGGTCCACGGGATATATGCCGCAGACCCAGTTCGACATATTGTCTCTTACAAACAGCACGCTGGTCGAGACCGGCATAGGAGTGTATAATTTTCTCTTCGGTTATCTGAATAAGGATTTCGGAGCCGACAGTTTCTATTCGAATCTCTTTCCTAATGAATACGAGCGCACCGATACCAGGTTCTTCAAGATCGAAGGTAAAACCGAGGCCGGGGCTTTAAGTATAGAGCCCAAGCTCTTCCTGCGAAGGCACGGGGATAAATTTGTGCTCGACCAGAACCGCACCGGATGGCAGACGAACTACAGCACCACTTATAGCTACGGCGGAGAATTGAACTTCTCGCTCGAAAACGCGTTCTCTGATGTATCATGGGGTTATGAATTATCGCGCGACACCATAGATTCGACAAACCTCGAGACACATAGCCGCACCAAAGACGGATTCTATATGGAGATCGCCCCGCACCTCACAGAAAACCTGCATCTGAATGTCGGATTCAGGGAGGACTATTACGGTGATTTTGGGTGGGAGGCCTCGCCGACCATAAGCGCGAATTATAAAATGCTTGAACACGTTACGCTGCGCGGCTCCATAGGCCGAGCGTACCGGATACCCACATTTACCGACCTATATTACAATGACGCGGCCAATAGAGGCAGATCGTCTCTATCCTCAGAGAGCTCCTGGTCGTATGAGACGGGCGCGGAATTTAATTACGAGGCATATTCCATCGATGCCGCATATTTCCATAGAGACTCTTTTAACACTATAGACTGGATACGGTTTTCTACGAATGATCCATGGCAGGCAACCAACATTGGCACCGCGAAAGCCAATGGCCTGGAGCTCTCTTTCTCTGTGCTTCCGGAGAAGATTTATGAAGGCATTCCGGTTAAAAAAGTGTATGTAACAAATACTATGCTCGATATATTCGCGAAACATGATTATCTTTCCAAATACGCGCTCGATTACCTGAAAGAGCATCTCTCGGCCGGCGTGGAGCTGGAAGCATCGGGATTTAAGAATTCCTGGATATTGAATTATAAGAAGAGGGTGGGTGTACCGGATTTTATCGTTGTGGACACGAAGATATCGAAAGAGATAGTTCGTAAAGGGAAAGTATCATTTAACGCCTATATAGAGGTTTCTAATTTATTCGGCGTGGACTATACCGAACAATCCGGTATTCCGATGCCGGGCAGATGGATCAAATCCGGAGTCTCTCTGGAATTTTGAATATTCGTTAACCCAGTAGCAGCAGGATGGCTTTGGCGGCGCGCATGCTTGCTCCGCCGGGGCCGAGGGACGACTTCACCGCGGCGAGCTCTTTACGTGTGCTGGCAAGTCCGGCAGGGTCGGATAGCGCCCCGATGACCTTGTCGGCGATATTTTCCGGCGTCACGCAGTATTGCAGGAGCTCCGGCGCCACCTCTTTTCCGGCTACTATATTGACGAGGCCGAGAAAATGGATATCGACTACGCTATAGTAGAAGAGAGACGTTATGAAGGCGGTTTTGTACACGACTATTAAGGGCGTCCCGAGCATTCCCGTCTCAAGCGTAGCTGTGCCTGAGGCTACGACGGCAAAGTCAGCGGCTCCCACGATATTATGCGTGTCGCCCTCGACGAATCTGTGATCGAACGATGTGCCTTTCAAGGCGGTCTCGTAGATCGAAAGGTCCAGGTGCGGATGTTTCGATATTATAAATTGCACATCGTCCATTTTGCCGCTCATGAGCCGAGCGGCCCTGGCTATTATCGGCAGCAGGATCTTTATCTCGAGTTCCCTTGAGCCCGGTAATAGGGCGATCGTCTTCTTATCCTTCGAAAGTGAATATTTTTTGTATACCTCGTCTTTGGATGCTGTGACCTTTACTACGTCCACGAGAGGGTGTCCTACGAATTTCGCGTCGATACCGTATTGTTTATACAGATCTTCCTCGAACTTAAAGAAGACCAGCATCTTTTTGACATATTTTTTTATAGCGTAGACCCTCTTCCGGCCCCACGCCCAGACCTGAGGACTTATGTAGTAAACCACCGGGATTCCTTTTTCAGCCAGCTCTTTTGCTAACCTGAGATTAAACCCTGGATAGTCGACGAGGATGGCGATGTCAGGCCGGTCACGGTTGCATCTGGCGATCAATACATCGTGCGCTTTCTTTACGACGAATATGTGTTTTAGCACCTCGATCACGCCGATGAGCGCGAGCTTGGTTATGTCGAATACTATGTCGACACCGGCCTTCTTCGAAAGCTCTCCTCCGATGCCATAAAATTGCAGTGTGGGATCGAGGGACTTAAGGTCTTTTACGAGATTCGAGGCATGGAGGTCCCCGGAAGGTTCGCCGGCGACTATGAGGATCTTTTTATTGGCCATTATTGTTTGACCGGAGTTATCTTCTTTATTATCTCTAACGCTACCGCGAGCGCACGTCTTCCTTCGACGCCCGATACTATGGGCCGTTTTCCGGTATGGACGCGATCGATGAAGGATTTCAACTCTTTCTTGAGGGGATTCTTCTTTCTGATCTTTATCTTCTTCTGCACTATCTTCTCGCCGGTCTTCTCGAATAACATCACGTCCTGAGTGACATAGTCGAGGGAGAGGTAGGACTCTTCCTGGAATATGCGCATCTTCCGGACCACGTCCTTTGTTACGCGGCTCGCGGTGATATCCGCGATAGTGCCGTCCTGGAACATCAGCCGGACGTTCGCCACATCCTCGAAATTCGATATCGTGGAAAGCCCGACAGCCTCTATACTTACGACATCCTGCTGTATCAGGCCAAGGACTATATCTATATCGTGTATCATGAGGTCCAGCACGACGCCGACGTCTTTTACCCTTGAGTGAAAGGGCCCCAGCCTCTGGCACTCTATGAACTTGGGCCTGTTTATGTACGGCTCTAGCGCGAGCACTGCGGAGTTAAAACGCTCTATATGTCCCACCTGCAGGATAAGCTTATTCTGTTCGGCTATCTCTATGAGTTCGTCCGCCTCAGAGAGTGTTTTGGTGATAGGTTTTTCTATCAATACGTGTATGCCGTGCCGCAGGAAATCCTTGGCCACATTATAATGGAGGCTTGTGGGAACGGCTATGCTGGCGGCGTCCACTTTATCGAATAATTCCTCATAATCGGAGTAACTGGCGACCTTAAAGCGTTTTCCGACCTCAAGAGCCCGCTCTATATTGCAGTCGCAGACCCCCGCCAGTTTTACGCTATCCAGACTTGAGTACATCTTGGCATGTATGGAGCCCAGATGCCCGACCCCCACCACACCCACCCTTATCGTCTCCATAGAAATATAATTATAACATGTAGCAAAATACGTATCAAGCGATTTCCCTCGACAAGGCAAAAACGCTGTGATAATATACCGTGAAAATAGATAATATATGGATAAATACCGCAGATTAATAAGATTCGTCTTTCCGCATGCCTGGGTGCTTGCCGCGGCAGGGGTGTGCATGGTGGCCACATCTGCCTTAAGCGGTGTTTCCATAGGCATGATAATACCTCTTGTGGATAACGTCATATCGGGCAAGAAGATATCCATACCGGGAGGGGTGCCTATACCCGGGCTCCTGCAAACCCTCATCGATAAAGTGAACTCGATGAGCGCCTCACAGCTTTTGAGCAGTATGACCATTATTATAGTGATCCTGTGGCTCCTTAAGAGTTTCTTCGAATTTTGCCAGACATACCTGATGAACGACGTAGCCCAGCGTGTGATAAGGGACATAAAGAACATCATATATAAAAAGATACTTACCCTTTCTATGGATTTCTACTCCAGGAATTCTACTGGGAAGCTGATGGCGCGTATCACCAATGATTCGGCCATCGTAAGAGATTCGATCTCGACGGGGCTTACGGACCTGATCTATCAGCCTATACAGCTTGTTATATACACCGTGATGCTTCTGGCCATAAAGGTATATTTTTCCATTCCATGGACGTTGATCTGGATAAGCCTTTTGTTATTCGCGCTTGTGATTTACCCCGTAGTTAAGATCGGGAAGCGCCTTAAGTCTATTTCGAGGCAGTCTCAGGAAAAGATAGCCGACATAACGACCACCCTGCATGAAACCATATCCGGCATCAGGGTCGTCAAGGCCTTCTCTATGGAGGATTACGAAGCTAAAAAATTCGAGAACCAGAATCAGACTTTCTACAAGCTTTCGATGAAGTCCGTAAAGAGGATGACGGTGGTGAGCCCCATTACCGAATTCGTCGGGATACTATGCATAGCGATAATCATGTTAATGGCAGGCAAACAGATAGTCTCCGGCGCTCTTTCGGCAGGCGCATTTGTAACGTTTCTCGCGGCCATGTTATCTTTAATGCGGCCGATGAAGCGCCTGACCAACGTATATACCATAAACCAGCAGGCCATGGCTGCCGCCGACAGGATATTCGATGTTCTGGACACTGAACCATCCGTCCAGGAGAAGGCTGGCGCGGTAAAACTGCCCAGGATCAACAAGGGCGTCGAGTTTAAGGATGTCCGTTTCAAATATGACGATAAAGATGTCCTTAAGGGCATAAGTTTCAATGTCCCTGTGGGCAATGTCGCGGCATTTGTGGGCCCCAGCGGAGTGGGGAAGACCACCATATTGAACCTCCTCCCCCGTTTTTACGATGTTACCGGAGGCCGGATCCTGATAGACGGCATAGATGTACGCGATTGCGCGGTTAAATCCCTTATGGGGCAGATAGGTATAGTGACGCAGGAGACGATATTATTTAATGATACAGTAGCCGCTAACATATCCTATGGCTCAGGAAGCGATAATATAGAAGAGATCACGAAGGCCGCAAAGATAGCCAATGCGCACAATTTCATAATGAAGATGCCTCAGGGCTACAGCACGGTAGTCGGCGAAAGAGGTTTCAGGCTATCGGGGGGAGAAAAGCAGAGGCTGGCTATAGCCAGAGCCGTATTTAAAGACCCTCCGATACTTATACTTGATGAGGCCACATCGCAGCTTGATACGGAGAGCGAGATGCTGGTGCAGGAAGCGATAGACAGGATGATGTCCGGAAGAACGGTATTTGTTGTGGCTCATAGGCTTAGCACAATAAAGCATGCTAGCACTATCTATGTAATGGATAGTGGCCGAATCATAGAGTTTGGCGCGCACGATGAATTAATTAAAAAAGGCGGCCTTTACAAGCGGCTTTACGATATGCAGTTTAAGGATAATATAATTTAAATAAATCCTTGAAAAAGAGAGGGCAAACCTCTATAATATCCTAGCTTTGAAAATAGGGTAAGATTAGATAAACGTAGAAAAAGGGAGGGTGAATTAAGACTAATATGGTTGAATCTACACTGATGAAGAGCTTATTAGAGGCGGGTGTGCATTTCGGACATGAAACTAAGAGGTGGAATCCGAAGATGAAGAAGTACATCTTCGGTTCTAAAAACGGGATCTATATAATAGACCTTGAGAAGACCCAAAACCTGATACTGAAAGCCTGCGATTTCCTGAAGAGCATCGCTTCAAGCGGCGGTTATATACTATTCGTCGGCACCAAGAAGCAGGCGCAGGATATAATAAAAGAAGAGGCCTCCAGATGCGGCATGTTCTATGTGCATCACAGATGGCTGGGCGGAATGCTTACCAACTTCCAGACGATAAAAAAGAGCATAAAGAGGCTTTTCGATATCGAGAGGATGAAAGAAGACGGCACGATGGCGAAGCTTTCCAAAAAAGAGGTTTCGGCGCTGAACAAGGAGCTTTTGAAGCTCAATAAGAACCTCGAAGGCATAAGGAATATGGATAAGCTGCCCAAGGCCGTCTTCATGGTCGATGCTAAGAAAGAGGATATCGCCGTAAAAGAGGCGGTCACTCTTAAGATACCGATAGTGGCTCTCGTGGACACTAACTCCGACCCGGACAATATCAAATATGTTATACCGGGTAACGACGATGCCATACGTTCGATCAAGCTGGTGACGGGCATCATGGCCGATGCTGTCCTTGCGGGCAAGGAGGCATTCAAGGCCGGAGTAAAAAAAGCCATAGAAGACGCCGCGGCCGAAGCCGCTGAAGAAGAGGCCGAAGGTGAAGATATAAAAGTCGTCGATGAGAAGGTCGAGGAGATAGTCGAAGGGGATATAAAACTTAAAGAGGACGAAGAGCTTCCGAAGAATATCCCTATAAAGAAAAAGAAGAAGATTATTAAATAAATTTTGAGGGAGATATAGTAATTTATGACAGAGGCTATCAAGAAATTGAGGGAAAAGACCAATGCCGGCATCGTCGCATGCCAGAAGGCGCTTCAGGAGGCCGGCGGTGATGTGGATAAAGCGGTAGAAGTATTGCGGAAGCAGGGAGTGGCGCTCGCCTCGAAGAAAGTCGGGCGCTCGGCCAAAGAGGGGAAGGTCGAGAGCTATATACATATGGGCGGCAAGATCGGAGTGCTCGTCGAGGTGAACTGCGAATCCGACTTTGTGGCCAGGAACGATGATTTCAAGGCTTTCGTCAAGGATCTAGCGATGCAGGTGGCGGCATTCAACCCTATCTATGTTAAGAAGGAAGATGTCCCGGCCGAGGCGGTGAAGAAAGAGACGGAGATAATCAAGGCGCAGCTCACAGGCAAGCCCGCCGGGGCGATCGACAAGATCGTCGAAGGCAAGCTTGCGAAGTTTTACGAGGATGCCTGCCTCCTGGAACAGCCTTTCATCAAAGATTCCGGCATGAAGGTGAAAGATATGCTTACGTCGATGATCGCCAAGATAGGCGAGAATATAATAGTGCGCCGGTTTGTGAGGTATCAGGTAGGCGAAGAGTTGAAGTAGTTTCCGATTACGTCCCACACATACATAGTAAAATGACAAAACCCATATTTAAGAGAGTGGTTATAAAACTGAGCGGCGAAGCTTTGCAGGGCCGCCTTGGCTATGGCATAGATTGCGATGTGACCAGCGCTATAGCTAAGCAGATAAAAGAGGTTCGCGCGCTCGGCGTCGATGTCGCTATAGTTATAGGCGGCGGCAATATCTTCAGAGGAGTGGTGGGCTCCGCTAAAGGTATCGACAGGGTAAGCGCCGATTATATGGGTATGCTTGCCACGGTTATTAACGGATTGGCCCTGCAGGATGCCCTTGAGAAGAACGGCGTCTTCACCCGCGTCCAAACGGCGATACAGATGCAGCAGATGGCGGAGCCTTTCATAAGAAGACGCGCAATAAGACACATGGAGAAGGGGCGTGTCGTGATATTTGTAGGAGGCACCGGTAACCCGTATTTTACCACAGATACTACAGCTGCCCTCCGCGCGATAGAAATAGGCGCTGAAGTTATTCTCAAAGCCACAAAAGTCGACGGCGTCTATTCATCCGATCCCATTAAAAATAAGAGGGCCCGTAAATACGACAGCCTGCGCTACATAGATGTCCTGAAGAAGGGGTTGAAGGTGATGGATGCGACCGCGATAAGTCTCTGCATGGATAATAAGCTGCCGATAATCGTATTGAACCTTTTCAAGGAAGGTAATATTAAAAAAGTCATATTGGGTGAGAAGATAGGCACTATCGTAAAGGGGTGAGGTGAGGCCATGACAGTTAAAGAAGTTTTGCATGATGCTGAATCGAAAATGAAGAAGACAGTGGAAGCCACTCAGCGGGATTTTTCGGCGGTAAGGACCGGGAGAGCGTCCAGCGCGCTTGTCGATGGCATAAAGGTCGATTACTACGGAGCTATCACGCCTCTAAAGCAGCTGGCGGCGGTGACGACTCCGGATGCGCGCCTGGTGATGATCCAGCCATGGGACAAGAACTCGCTGGTAGATATCGAGAAGGCGATCCTGAAGTCCGATTTGGGCATAGCGCCGACCAATGATGGTAAAGTTATAAGATTGGCCATGCCGCCGCTAACTCAGGAAAGACGTTCCGAACTGGATAAGGTGCTAAAAAAAATAGCCGAGGACGGCCATATATCGATAAGGACCGGAAGGCATGCGGCTCTGGAGACGATCAAGAAACTCGAGAAGGACAAGGCGATCACCGAAGATGACAGGTTTAAAGCTCATGAAGATATCCAGAAGCTCACCGATAAATACATCAAAGAGATAGACACGATCCTCGCCGCAAAAGAGAAAGATATCCAGGGATAATTTAATCCCAAAAATCTTTAGGGCCGCTAGCTCATCAGGTAGAGCACCACACTTTTAATGTGGTTGTGGCAGGTTCGAGTCCTGCGCGGCTCACCATGTTGTAAGGCCATCTGTAGGTAAAACTATAGATGGCCTTTCTTAAAATTTTCAATAGGAAGGAGATCGTGCGAGATACAGCGATATTGATAATGATTGTTTTATCATTATTGCTCCCCGGCCCGGCCATGGGAGGCGGGATCGAACATGCCGGCCACGATGGTGATTTTACGCCCGAACCCACCCTGATATCCCCCACAACCGAGAAGGTCGACCTGACGGGCAAGACAGGCCTGGAGTTTAAGTGGAGTTCGCATGAGGCCAGGCGCGGATTCAGAAAATATTACGACTTCAGGTTGTATAAAGGATACGATATGCTGGAAAAGTCACTCCTTATGAAGAAAGAGGTCGATCCGAATACCTATGAGTTCAGCGTAAAGTCGGATACCTTCAGCGACGGCGAAGTATATACCTGGTCCCTGAGACAGGTCTATGACGGCATGCAGAAGAGCAGACGAAGCACAGCATCCTTTAAGGTGATAAAGAAATAATTTTCAATCAGAAGGATATAATTTGAAGACATCTTTACAGCGTGTCGATAAGAAAGAATTGCGGCTGAAAGGGATAAAGGAGATCGTCGTATTAGGCGATGTGGGATGCACCGGTTTTAACGAAGATAGTAAAAAAATATTCGACGAGATATTGCGCATTAAGGCCAGCCTCTTCTTTATCATGGGGGATATCGCGTTTTCAGGAAAGAATCCGCAATTTGATGAGTTTATAACTTTTTGTAATGAACGCCTGACTGCTCCGGCATTCGCGCTGTGCGGCAACCATGATATTCCGGGTTATGCCGGATATTTTGGACGGTCTTCTTACGCTCTCATATTCGATCACGCCGCATGCCTCTTCCTGGATAATTCGAAGGCGCATTTTCAGGAAAGAGATTTGAAGTTTTTGAAAGAAGAATTAGAAAAATATAAGGAAAAAAGATTTATCATACTTTTTCATATTCCGCCGCCGGTCAGCTTTAACCGCAGCTGTATGGGCGCCGATGAGTGGGGGAAGTTGCGAAGAGTTCTTGACGCTCATAAAGAAAAGATAGAATGTATTATATGCGCCCATATACACGGGTATTACAATTATCGGCTCGACGGTTATAATATATTTATCACTGCCGGCGGGGGAGCGGCCATGATTTATGATCTGCCGAGAGAAGAACTTAAGGCGCACAATTATCTTAAGTTATCTCTCCATGGAGATGCCTCGATAAATATAGCCATAAAAAGAATAGTGAAAGAATAAGCAGGCCATGAAGCTCACAGCCTGCTTATGGTTTAAAAATCTCCCGGCATTTTGATCAAACGTCAATATTTTACTTTACCCGCCCTCTATGTTATCATATGGCTAGAGGGCGGTTCAATAAGCTAACCTACTGAATATATGCACGCGGGCATTCATTATGGAAACTACATTAAAGATATCCGGACTAACCGTCTCATACAGCCGCGGCTTTAAAGATAAAAAGACCGTTCTGCGCGGACTGGATCTGGAGATACATAAGGGAGAGATCTTTGGCCTGCTCGGCCCTAACGGAGCCGGCAAGACGACCCTGATAAAGTCGATAATAGGCCTGATCGGTATCGAGGAAGGCGCTATCTCGATATTCGGCGGATCTTCGTTCTCCGGAGGCATACGCTCAAAGCTCGGCTATATGCCGGAGGTCGCGAACTATTACTGGTTTATGACACCGGGGGAAATACTGGGCGCCTTGGGCGCTCTTTCCGGGATGAAGAAAACCTTGCTCAGGGATAAGATAGACAGCACACTGGAACTGGTGGGCCTCAAGACCGAGCGGGACGATCTTGTCAGCACATTTTCCAAAGGCATGCAGGAACGGCTCAATATCGCGCAGGCGCTTCTGCATGACCCGGAATTCCTGATCCTGGATGAACCGTTTTCGGGGCTTGACCCGCTGGGCAGGAGCCATACAAGAAATATATTAAAGAAGCTTAAAAAGCAGAATAAGACGATACTCCTGTCGTCGCATGAACTTTCGGAAGCTGAACTCATATGCGACACCGTCTGCGTGATGAGAGACGGCAAAGTGTTGAAGCAGGGGCCGTTAAGGAAGCTGCTTGATGAAAAGGGCGACCACAGCCTGGAGACCTATTTCATGAGGATCATAGGCGAAGATGCGTAAGATCATCATCTTAAGCGGATGCGTAATAAAGGAGCTTTTAAGGCGGAAGGATTTTTACCTTATATTCGTCCTTCTTATAGTGATGATCATTTACGCGGGCCTGATATCATTCGGCGGAGAACAGGGATTTCAGAGATATTTTAAGGAGATAGGGATATCGCTCGCATATATCTTTTCGGTGATAATCGCCGTGACCTTCGCCTCGCGCCAGGTCCCTCAGGAGGTGGAATCGAAGACCATATATCCGATCCTGGCTCGCCCTGTTTCGCGCGCCGTATTTTTAATAGGTAAATTTGCGGGCGTTCTACTCGTCTCCGTAATAAGTTTTACGCTATTCTACGCGGTCTTCATCGTCTCATCCTTGTTACGGGGCGACTTTTCATCTCCGTCGCTCCTTCTCGCCGAAGGGTATCTTCTGCATATTTTCCTATTGTCATTTTTTACGGCTCTCACGATATTATTATCGCTCTTCCTAAGCGCCGCCGCGAACGTCGGATTGTCGCTTATCATTTACCTGTCGACCAATTGGTTCGGCGCCTCGCTCCCCGGATATATATATCTGCCGCACCCGGAACTATTCGATATAAAAGAGAAGATAGTACATACATGGGACCTTGTGCCAGGATGGGTGCTTCTTTTCCTCGGGGCCTACGCGGCGATTTACACCTCCATATTTTTATTTTCCGCTTGCCTGGTATTTAAAAAACGGGACCTGTAATGAGAAGAGCTATGATCCTGCCGATATCTATCATTATTCTCTACGTCTCCACCGTACCCCTGAATTACTATTTCCAGCATAATACCCTTCGGACGAATGAAGAGCAGGACATCATAGAGAGAATATTCGGGGGCTTGAGGGGCGTTATCGGCGACTGGGCCTTTATGAAGGCCGAAGAGTATCACCACCGCGGGCTGCCTTTTCTTAAAGCGATGGCTTATCATGAAAATGAGTCGCCGTTTACATCGGTGGAAGAGCACCACCATGAAGATGGACGGGCTGGGCTTGCGGTAAAGAAAGATTTCTTCCAGAAGATATATTCCGCGGTAAAGGTTACAGAGGATTCGCATCTGAAGCCCGCCGAAGAGAAGGAGGCCCTGCCGTGGTTTTACGTGGAGGTGGCGTTCGATCCGAATGATATAAGAGGTTACGTGCTCGGCGGTTACTGGCTACAGAGGATGGATAAGCCGCTCGAGAGCATGGACTTTATGAAGAAGGGGCTCAAGGCCAATCCGACGAGCGCCGCGATATCCGCCGCCATAGGCAATCTCTATTTCAAGACCGGAAAATCAGGTGACGCTATCACCTATCTCGACAGGGCAAGAA
This window of the Candidatus Omnitrophota bacterium genome carries:
- a CDS encoding ABC transporter ATP-binding protein → METTLKISGLTVSYSRGFKDKKTVLRGLDLEIHKGEIFGLLGPNGAGKTTLIKSIIGLIGIEEGAISIFGGSSFSGGIRSKLGYMPEVANYYWFMTPGEILGALGALSGMKKTLLRDKIDSTLELVGLKTERDDLVSTFSKGMQERLNIAQALLHDPEFLILDEPFSGLDPLGRSHTRNILKKLKKQNKTILLSSHELSEAELICDTVCVMRDGKVLKQGPLRKLLDEKGDHSLETYFMRIIGEDA
- a CDS encoding ABC transporter permease — its product is MRKIIILSGCVIKELLRRKDFYLIFVLLIVMIIYAGLISFGGEQGFQRYFKEIGISLAYIFSVIIAVTFASRQVPQEVESKTIYPILARPVSRAVFLIGKFAGVLLVSVISFTLFYAVFIVSSLLRGDFSSPSLLLAEGYLLHIFLLSFFTALTILLSLFLSAAANVGLSLIIYLSTNWFGASLPGYIYLPHPELFDIKEKIVHTWDLVPGWVLLFLGAYAAIYTSIFLFSACLVFKKRDL